In Leptospira kirschneri serovar Cynopteri str. 3522 CT, a single genomic region encodes these proteins:
- a CDS encoding leucine-rich repeat domain-containing protein gives TLPKEIGKLKNLQELNLNKNQLTILPKEIGQLKNLRKLNLYDNQFTILPKEVEKLENLKELYLGSNQLTTLPNEIGQLKNLRVLELTHNQFKTIPKEIGQLKNLQTLNLGYNQLTALPNEIGQLKNLQSLYLGSNQLTALPNEIGQLQNLQSLYLSTNRLTTLPNEIGQLQNLQSLYLGSNQLTILPNEIGQLKNLQTLYLRYNQFTTLPKEIGKLQNLQRLELNYNQLKTLPKGIGQLQNLQRI, from the coding sequence ACTCTTCCTAAGGAAATCGGAAAATTGAAAAATTTACAAGAGTTGAATTTGAATAAGAACCAACTCACAATTCTTCCTAAGGAAATTGGGCAATTGAAGAACTTGCGAAAGTTGAATTTGTATGATAACCAATTTACAATTCTTCCTAAGGAAGTTGAGAAATTAGAGAATTTGAAAGAGTTGTATTTGGGTTCTAACCAACTCACTACTCTTCCTAACGAAATAGGACAATTAAAGAATTTGCGAGTGTTGGAGTTGACTCATAACCAATTCAAAACTATTCCTAAGGAAATCGGACAACTAAAGAATCTTCAAACGTTGAATTTGGGTTATAACCAACTTACAGCTCTTCCTAACGAAATCGGACAATTAAAGAACTTGCAATCGTTGTATTTGGGTTCTAACCAACTTACAGCTCTTCCTAACGAAATTGGACAACTACAGAATTTACAATCGTTGTATTTGAGTACTAACCGACTCACAACTCTTCCTAACGAAATAGGACAACTACAGAATTTGCAATCGTTGTATTTGGGTTCTAACCAACTCACAATTCTTCCTAACGAAATCGGACAATTAAAGAACTTGCAAACGTTGTATTTGCGTTATAACCAATTTACAACTCTTCCTAAAGAAATCGGAAAACTACAGAATTTACAACGGTTGGAATTGAATTATAACCAACTTAAAACTCTTCCAAAGGGAATTGGACAACTACAGAACTTGCAGAGAATTTGA